A genomic window from Persephonella sp. includes:
- the rplS gene encoding 50S ribosomal protein L19 translates to MHQLIREIEQKYIPQDIPEFRVGDTVKVHVKVKERNKERIQVFEGVVIRIKGSGTGKSFTVRKESYGVGIERTFPFACPSIEKIELSKRGKVRRAKLYYLRERRGKAAKIREIKEWELRKRAEESAAAKENQ, encoded by the coding sequence ATGCACCAGTTAATCAGAGAAATAGAGCAAAAATACATCCCGCAGGACATTCCTGAATTTAGAGTTGGTGACACAGTAAAAGTTCATGTAAAAGTTAAAGAAAGAAACAAAGAGAGAATTCAGGTTTTTGAAGGTGTTGTAATTAGAATTAAAGGAAGTGGAACAGGAAAAAGCTTTACTGTAAGAAAAGAATCTTATGGTGTAGGAATTGAAAGAACATTCCCATTTGCATGTCCATCAATAGAAAAAATTGAACTCTCCAAAAGAGGTAAAGTTAGAAGGGCTAAACTCTACTACCTCAGAGAAAGAAGAGGTAAAGCTGCTAAGATTAGAGAAATCAAAGAGTGGGAACTCAGAAAAAGAGCAGAAGAATCTGCTGCTGCTAAAGAAAATCAGTAG
- a CDS encoding class I SAM-dependent methyltransferase, which translates to MIKEKIIEKFLSQINQNQDKIIGIQLPSGKIISSSKPDYLIKFKTETALNNVLKDIEMGFGEGYMNGDIEIEGDLEEILKRGFYLANQMEKNKATTLIKNIFRWSVSRDKENIQYHYDIGDDFYKLFLDDSMTYSCAFFESPDMSLEDAQKLKRKIIYDKLQLNENDTLLDIGCGWGSIILESAERYGLKAVGITLSENQYKHVKEEIKNRNLEDRVEVYLMHYTQLPDLNKKFTKVVSVGMFEHVGREHYRDFFDKVYQVLDKGGLFLLHTIGKMHTDTQSRWIRKYIFPGGYLPSISEIMDSLCSFQFKYFLVDFDNWRMHYYYTLKKWRENFWKNIDKIREMFDEKFIRMWDLYLIASAVSFWVGSNYVFQILLSKGVVNDYPVIERKFIPLAQEKFDLQHN; encoded by the coding sequence TTGATTAAAGAAAAGATAATAGAAAAATTCCTTTCCCAAATCAATCAAAATCAAGATAAAATCATCGGTATTCAATTACCATCCGGAAAAATAATATCGTCTTCAAAGCCAGACTACCTTATTAAATTCAAAACAGAAACTGCTCTTAATAATGTATTAAAAGATATTGAAATGGGATTTGGGGAAGGTTATATGAATGGTGATATAGAAATAGAGGGAGATTTGGAAGAAATACTAAAAAGAGGATTTTATCTTGCAAATCAGATGGAGAAAAATAAAGCCACCACATTAATTAAAAATATATTTAGATGGAGCGTTTCCCGGGATAAAGAAAATATCCAGTATCATTATGATATTGGAGATGACTTTTATAAACTATTTCTTGATGATAGTATGACTTACTCCTGTGCCTTTTTTGAAAGTCCCGATATGAGTCTTGAAGATGCTCAAAAATTAAAAAGAAAAATAATATATGACAAACTTCAATTAAATGAAAATGATACTTTACTTGATATTGGTTGTGGATGGGGCTCAATTATACTGGAAAGTGCAGAAAGATATGGTTTAAAAGCAGTTGGAATAACCCTTTCAGAAAATCAATATAAGCATGTGAAAGAAGAAATTAAAAATAGGAATTTAGAAGATAGAGTTGAAGTATATCTTATGCATTATACCCAGCTTCCTGACTTAAACAAAAAGTTTACCAAGGTCGTTTCTGTAGGAATGTTTGAACATGTGGGAAGGGAACATTACCGTGACTTTTTCGATAAGGTATATCAAGTGCTTGATAAGGGTGGATTATTTCTCCTTCACACAATAGGTAAAATGCACACAGATACCCAGAGCAGATGGATAAGGAAATATATATTCCCGGGAGGTTATCTACCTTCAATTAGTGAAATAATGGATTCTTTATGTTCATTTCAGTTTAAGTATTTTCTTGTGGATTTTGATAACTGGCGTATGCATTACTACTATACATTGAAAAAATGGAGGGAAAATTTCTGGAAAAACATAGATAAAATTCGGGAAATGTTTGATGAAAAATTTATCAGAATGTGGGATTTATACCTTATAGCTTCTGCTGTTTCTTTTTGGGTGGGTTCAAATTATGTGTTCCAAATCTTATTGTCAAAAGGCGTAGTCAACGATTATCCAGTGATAGAAAGGAAATTTATTCCTTTAGCCCAAGAAAAATTTGATCTTCAACATAATTAA
- a CDS encoding peroxiredoxin gives MLKEGDKAPDFCLQGLTPEGEEKEICLKDLLSEGKYLILYFYPKDNTPGCTTEACDFRDNLNVIGDKAVVAGVSPDSMNSHKKFKEKYNLNFYLLSDPDKKVLEAYDAYGEKKMYGKVTKGVIRSTYIIAPDGTIVKKWRNVKAKGHVAKVVEELDKLLNK, from the coding sequence ATGTTAAAAGAAGGAGATAAAGCACCAGATTTTTGTCTGCAGGGATTAACGCCTGAAGGTGAAGAAAAGGAAATCTGCCTTAAAGACTTACTTTCTGAAGGTAAATATCTCATTTTATATTTTTATCCGAAGGATAATACTCCAGGTTGCACCACAGAAGCTTGCGATTTCAGGGATAATCTTAATGTAATTGGAGACAAAGCAGTTGTTGCAGGAGTTAGCCCGGATAGTATGAACAGCCACAAAAAATTTAAAGAGAAGTATAATCTGAACTTTTATCTCCTTTCAGACCCAGATAAAAAAGTTTTAGAAGCTTATGATGCCTATGGCGAGAAAAAAATGTATGGCAAGGTAACAAAAGGTGTTATTCGCTCCACATACATAATTGCCCCTGATGGAACAATAGTCAAAAAATGGAGAAATGTTAAGGCCAAAGGTCATGTTGCAAAAGTAGTAGAAGAACTGGATAAATTGTTAAATAAATAA
- the hisIE gene encoding bifunctional phosphoribosyl-AMP cyclohydrolase/phosphoribosyl-ATP diphosphatase HisIE: MDKSILEKIKFNSHGLVPVVTQSYYTGKVLMQAYANKEAIEKTIETGYATYYSRSRQELWVKGETSGNKQKVVKIKIDCDEDSVLYLVKDYGVACHTGEESCFYRDINLKKEEKPDAYEIFHALYEKVLERKTTKPEGSYVAKLFEKGSDKIIQKVGEEAIETVIALKNKDKDEIVYETADLIFHLIIALADTGIKLEDIQEELLRRYK; the protein is encoded by the coding sequence TTGGATAAATCTATTCTGGAAAAAATAAAATTCAACTCCCATGGACTTGTGCCTGTTGTAACCCAGAGCTATTACACAGGAAAGGTTCTTATGCAGGCCTATGCCAATAAAGAAGCTATAGAAAAAACCATTGAAACCGGTTATGCCACATACTATTCCCGTTCCAGACAGGAACTATGGGTAAAGGGAGAAACCTCTGGAAATAAGCAAAAAGTAGTAAAAATAAAAATAGATTGTGATGAAGATAGTGTTTTATATCTTGTAAAAGATTACGGAGTGGCCTGTCATACAGGGGAAGAAAGCTGTTTTTACAGGGATATAAACCTGAAAAAAGAAGAAAAACCTGATGCCTATGAGATATTCCACGCTTTATATGAAAAAGTCCTAGAAAGAAAAACAACAAAACCTGAAGGCTCTTATGTTGCAAAATTATTTGAAAAAGGTTCAGACAAAATTATCCAAAAAGTAGGAGAGGAAGCTATAGAAACTGTAATAGCCCTGAAAAATAAAGATAAAGACGAAATTGTCTATGAAACTGCAGACCTTATTTTTCATTTGATTATTGCACTTGCCGATACAGGAATAAAATTAGAAGATATTCAGGAAGAGTTACTAAGAAGATATAAATAA
- the dxs gene encoding 1-deoxy-D-xylulose-5-phosphate synthase, with product MLSKYKVLNKINDYKDLKNLSDEEIKSLIEEIRDYIIEVTSRNGGHIGPSLGVVELTVALLKVFNPEMDRIVWDIGHQAYSWKILTGRKEQFKTLRQYKGISGFLKRTESPYDHFGAGHSSTSISAALGMRMAKDLKKEEGWSIAVIGDGAMTAGQAFEGLNNAGWLDPSKFIVILNDNQMSISPNVGAIYTYFNRIITNEVFQKSRQKLKDVIKKVFGEQGAKVARKFEEYIKGLFAPGVIFEELGFTYVGPVDGHNVFELEKTLENIKKMRGPIILHILTQKGKGYKPAEENPTPFHGISPFDKITGTPIKKVGAPPSWSKVFGKALTEIAEKDEKVVAITPAMKEGSGLTEFADRFPDRFFDVGIAEQHAATFAAGLAAEGMKPVLSYYSTFLQRGYDQVIHDIALQHLPVVIAIDRAGLVGEDGPTHHGVYDIAFLRAIPDIVISAPKDQQELRNLLYTAINSGKTFAIRYPRGSAIGEKAEGFEEIPIGSWEVLDEGKDIAILAVGKYVEKAKETKNQLKKYGINPTIVNARFIRPLDKKLLNEILSAHHFVITMEDGTVNGGFGSAIAEYILDNRYSNELLRFGIPDRFVQHGKIDKLEEELGLLPSQMVVKIMDFIKGENYKVVG from the coding sequence ATGTTAAGTAAATATAAAGTTTTAAATAAAATAAATGATTATAAAGACCTGAAAAATCTTTCTGATGAAGAGATAAAATCTCTAATAGAAGAAATCAGGGATTATATCATTGAGGTAACCTCCAGAAATGGTGGTCATATTGGGCCTTCCCTTGGTGTCGTTGAGTTAACAGTAGCACTTCTAAAGGTATTTAACCCTGAGATGGATAGAATCGTCTGGGATATAGGTCATCAGGCCTATTCATGGAAAATCCTAACAGGTAGAAAAGAGCAATTTAAAACACTCAGACAGTATAAAGGCATTTCAGGATTTCTAAAAAGGACTGAAAGTCCCTACGACCATTTTGGTGCAGGACACAGTAGCACCTCAATCTCTGCTGCCCTTGGAATGAGAATGGCAAAAGACCTGAAAAAAGAGGAAGGCTGGAGTATTGCCGTTATCGGTGATGGTGCAATGACAGCCGGTCAAGCTTTTGAAGGTCTAAATAATGCAGGATGGTTAGACCCAAGCAAGTTTATCGTCATTCTTAATGATAATCAGATGTCTATATCTCCAAACGTCGGGGCAATTTATACATATTTCAACAGAATAATAACAAATGAAGTATTCCAGAAATCAAGACAAAAACTAAAAGATGTAATAAAGAAAGTTTTTGGTGAACAAGGTGCAAAGGTTGCAAGGAAGTTTGAAGAATACATAAAAGGGCTTTTTGCCCCAGGTGTCATATTTGAGGAACTTGGTTTCACATACGTGGGACCTGTTGATGGACACAATGTTTTTGAACTAGAAAAAACACTGGAAAATATCAAAAAAATGAGAGGTCCTATAATTCTGCATATACTCACCCAAAAAGGAAAAGGATATAAACCTGCAGAAGAAAACCCAACTCCATTTCATGGAATATCTCCTTTTGACAAAATAACAGGAACACCAATTAAGAAAGTCGGTGCTCCACCTTCCTGGAGTAAAGTTTTTGGTAAGGCTCTGACAGAGATTGCAGAAAAGGATGAGAAGGTTGTAGCAATTACGCCGGCTATGAAAGAAGGCTCAGGGCTTACCGAATTTGCAGATAGATTTCCGGATAGATTTTTTGATGTTGGTATAGCTGAACAGCATGCTGCCACATTTGCTGCAGGACTTGCAGCAGAAGGAATGAAACCTGTTCTATCTTATTATTCAACATTTCTACAAAGGGGATATGACCAGGTTATCCATGATATTGCCCTTCAACATTTACCTGTTGTAATTGCAATTGATAGGGCAGGACTGGTAGGAGAAGATGGACCAACACACCATGGAGTTTATGATATAGCATTTTTAAGGGCTATTCCTGATATCGTTATATCTGCCCCTAAAGACCAACAAGAGTTAAGAAATCTCCTTTATACTGCAATAAACTCTGGCAAAACATTTGCCATAAGATATCCCCGAGGTTCAGCTATAGGAGAAAAAGCAGAAGGATTTGAGGAAATTCCTATAGGTAGTTGGGAAGTTTTAGATGAAGGAAAAGATATAGCTATCCTTGCTGTTGGTAAGTATGTAGAAAAAGCTAAAGAAACCAAAAATCAGCTTAAAAAATATGGAATAAATCCGACTATTGTTAATGCAAGATTTATTAGACCTCTGGATAAAAAACTCCTAAATGAAATTCTAAGCGCCCATCATTTTGTTATAACTATGGAAGATGGAACTGTAAATGGTGGTTTTGGAAGTGCTATAGCCGAGTATATTCTGGATAATAGATACTCCAACGAACTGCTGAGATTTGGTATTCCTGATAGATTTGTTCAACACGGAAAGATAGACAAATTAGAAGAGGAACTGGGACTGTTACCGTCCCAAATGGTTGTTAAAATCATGGACTTTATAAAAGGAGAAAACTACAAAGTAGTAGGTTAA
- a CDS encoding M20 family metallopeptidase, with translation MSIHIDAREEIKKLSNQIKDELIQWRRHIHMYPELSAQEHKTAKFVAEKLREFGVDEVIENFGGTTAVVGLIKGKHDITVALRADMDALPMQEKTGKPYASKVPNVMHSCGHDAHTTILLGAAKVLTELKEHLQGNVKLIFQPCEERHDCDGAKKLVEAGVLDNPKVSAIFGAHMFPELPAGKVGTKIGHMMASSDIFHIKIKGKGAHASRPHLGVDPVLVGAQVINSLHHIVSRKVDPLHPAVLTIGRIKGGYADNIIPDEIEMGGTVRTLSLELRDQIPKWMEHTIWGVTLAYGAAYEFDYQHGTPPVINDEKTTKFALGMMKDLLGEENVVELENPSMGGEDFAEYLMKVPGTFIRIGIRNEEKGITAPLHSPLFDIDEDVLPIGVSVMAYLAYKWVEEHS, from the coding sequence ATGTCTATTCATATTGACGCCAGAGAAGAAATCAAAAAATTATCAAACCAGATAAAAGATGAACTTATCCAGTGGAGAAGACATATACATATGTATCCTGAACTTTCTGCACAAGAGCATAAAACAGCAAAATTTGTTGCAGAAAAACTAAGAGAATTTGGAGTTGATGAAGTAATAGAAAATTTCGGTGGAACTACAGCAGTTGTCGGTCTTATTAAAGGAAAACATGATATAACCGTAGCCCTTAGGGCTGATATGGATGCCCTGCCTATGCAGGAAAAAACAGGAAAACCCTATGCCTCAAAAGTTCCAAATGTTATGCATTCCTGTGGCCATGATGCTCATACTACCATCTTATTAGGGGCTGCCAAGGTTTTAACTGAATTAAAGGAACATCTTCAGGGGAATGTAAAACTTATATTCCAGCCCTGTGAAGAAAGACATGATTGTGATGGAGCAAAAAAATTAGTAGAAGCAGGAGTTTTAGATAATCCGAAAGTATCAGCTATTTTTGGAGCCCACATGTTCCCTGAACTTCCTGCAGGAAAAGTGGGAACAAAGATAGGTCATATGATGGCTTCCTCCGATATATTCCATATAAAAATTAAAGGGAAAGGTGCCCATGCCTCCAGACCACACCTTGGAGTTGACCCTGTTCTTGTAGGAGCACAGGTTATAAACTCCCTCCATCATATAGTTAGCAGAAAAGTTGATCCGCTGCATCCGGCAGTTTTAACTATCGGAAGGATAAAAGGCGGATATGCAGATAACATTATTCCCGATGAAATTGAGATGGGAGGAACAGTTAGAACTCTTAGCCTTGAGCTTAGAGATCAGATACCAAAATGGATGGAGCATACTATCTGGGGTGTAACCCTTGCCTATGGAGCTGCTTATGAATTTGATTATCAACATGGAACTCCACCTGTAATAAATGATGAGAAAACAACAAAATTTGCCCTTGGTATGATGAAGGATTTACTTGGAGAAGAAAATGTGGTTGAGCTGGAAAATCCAAGTATGGGTGGCGAAGATTTTGCTGAATATCTTATGAAAGTTCCAGGAACATTTATCAGAATTGGAATTAGAAATGAGGAAAAAGGAATAACAGCACCTCTCCACAGTCCACTGTTTGATATAGATGAGGATGTCCTACCTATAGGCGTATCAGTAATGGCTTATCTGGCATACAAATGGGTTGAAGAGCACTCCTAA